One genomic window of Maribacter aquivivus includes the following:
- a CDS encoding amylo-alpha-1,6-glucosidase, protein MKEELYKKAIAVLDANFQEGGFTIPSAGLYPFQWKWDSGFIAIGFAHYDVEKAKTEMRTLLDAQWENGFIPHIVFHTENDSYFPGADFHQSELHPLSSKKYRSTGMTQPPVTGFVLQEMYRIAEDKQDMLNFIKEEIDKVYENHAYFYSNRDPQDEGLVYIYHNWESGTDNSPVWDDIWKTMNPPEYTFVRKDTTHVDASQRPTKREYDHYLHIIDIAKQNNYDDAKIAELSPFLVQDPLFNAMLIKSNQALVDMYIMIGGNEEKIKTILKWQSKSIESFNNKLFDAELGAYVHYDLRNEKPIRHITSSSFSPLFANIPSQERAEVLVKTMMNKFGGEDKYLCASFDPTNDRFNPKKYWRGPVWINMNWMLFLGLKNYGFTDVAARMKQDSIELIEKYGFYEYFDCRKDTGEENTPGYGGNNFSWSAALFIDMVNTP, encoded by the coding sequence ATGAAGGAAGAATTATATAAAAAAGCAATTGCAGTATTAGATGCAAATTTTCAAGAAGGTGGTTTTACTATACCTAGTGCAGGTTTATATCCTTTTCAATGGAAATGGGATTCTGGCTTCATCGCCATTGGTTTTGCCCATTACGATGTTGAAAAGGCAAAAACTGAAATGAGAACTTTGCTAGATGCACAATGGGAAAACGGTTTTATACCTCATATCGTTTTTCATACAGAGAACGATTCTTACTTTCCTGGGGCAGATTTTCATCAATCTGAATTGCATCCCTTGTCCTCCAAAAAATATAGGTCTACAGGTATGACCCAGCCGCCGGTAACCGGTTTTGTGCTACAAGAAATGTATCGTATCGCAGAAGATAAGCAAGATATGCTCAACTTTATCAAAGAAGAAATTGATAAGGTATATGAAAATCATGCTTACTTCTATTCAAATAGAGATCCACAAGATGAAGGTTTGGTGTACATCTATCACAACTGGGAATCTGGTACAGATAATTCTCCTGTTTGGGATGATATTTGGAAAACGATGAATCCGCCAGAATATACTTTTGTTCGAAAAGATACTACACATGTTGATGCTTCTCAGCGCCCGACTAAAAGAGAATATGATCACTATTTACATATCATAGATATTGCCAAGCAAAACAATTATGATGATGCTAAAATAGCGGAGCTTTCACCATTTTTGGTTCAAGATCCTTTGTTCAATGCCATGTTAATTAAATCTAATCAGGCATTAGTTGATATGTATATTATGATCGGTGGAAATGAAGAGAAAATTAAGACCATTTTAAAATGGCAATCGAAAAGTATTGAAAGCTTCAATAATAAATTATTTGATGCTGAATTAGGTGCTTATGTGCATTACGATTTAAGAAATGAAAAACCTATTAGGCATATAACGTCTTCATCTTTTTCGCCATTATTCGCAAATATTCCTTCTCAAGAAAGAGCTGAGGTCTTAGTGAAAACAATGATGAATAAATTTGGAGGAGAGGATAAATACCTATGTGCTTCTTTTGATCCTACAAATGATCGATTTAATCCTAAAAAATATTGGAGAGGTCCCGTTTGGATCAATATGAATTGGATGCTCTTTTTAGGACTTAAGAATTATGGTTTTACCGATGTTGCTGCACGTATGAAGCAAGATAGCATTGAGCTTATAGAGAAATATGGCTTCTATGAATATTTTGATTGTAGAAAAGATACTGGTGAAGAGAATACCCCTGGTTATGGAGGCAACAATTTTTCATGGAGTGCTGCTTTGTTTATTGATATGGTGAATACACCATAG
- a CDS encoding sodium:solute symporter, with protein sequence MNYVDYIIIVVYLVGFLGLGFMFKDNNTGGDYFLGGRKTSWLPLSLSAMATQLSAISFISAPAFVGLKEGGGMQWLTYELGVPLAMAFLLIAVLPTLYKSGIVSVYEYLETRFDASSRLLISFVFQISRSVATGVMVYTMALILQATIGLEFWISILIIGLITMVYSFQGGMKAVIWGDVIQMSILFIGIIICLYFGFSELGGVDNFLTHVDTDRITAVDFNKWGFNNADGNDEFGFWPMVIGGFFLYASYYGTDQTQSQRLLSSSSMSNLKKLMMANGLLRFPFTLTYCIMGLVLGTLLMQDVTFQEQMETVYQANIGSLAGKKADLMVPVFIIKYLPNGVIGILIVAIMSAAMSTLSSTVNSLSAVTMEDFVKRFNPNMPDKKYMTYSKLLSIFWGLVCLFFAFFAGNIEGTVIEVINKISSVFYGPILAAFILAILTKRTHALGANIGIVVGVLFNIYLWLYVPQIFWFWWNALGCLVTILVALAVSYTVKRQVNEGLEVTYYSGKKEVAILLGYFVLIVLFSISLPNILN encoded by the coding sequence ATGAATTACGTTGATTACATTATTATTGTCGTTTACCTAGTTGGATTTTTAGGTTTGGGCTTCATGTTTAAAGATAATAATACGGGTGGAGATTACTTCTTAGGTGGTCGTAAAACATCATGGTTGCCGTTAAGTTTGTCTGCAATGGCTACCCAATTATCTGCTATCAGTTTTATATCGGCTCCTGCTTTTGTTGGTCTCAAAGAAGGTGGTGGTATGCAATGGCTTACCTATGAATTAGGTGTACCCTTGGCTATGGCCTTTTTGTTAATTGCAGTATTGCCAACGTTATATAAATCAGGTATAGTTAGTGTTTATGAATATTTAGAAACACGATTCGATGCTTCTTCTCGATTATTGATAAGTTTTGTTTTTCAAATAAGTAGATCGGTAGCTACTGGGGTTATGGTGTATACTATGGCATTAATTCTACAAGCTACTATCGGATTAGAGTTTTGGATTTCAATTTTAATTATTGGTCTTATAACTATGGTTTATTCTTTTCAAGGCGGAATGAAAGCGGTTATATGGGGAGATGTTATTCAAATGAGTATCCTGTTTATAGGTATAATCATTTGTCTTTATTTTGGATTTAGTGAGCTTGGCGGAGTAGATAATTTTCTTACTCATGTAGATACCGATAGAATTACTGCTGTAGATTTTAATAAATGGGGTTTCAATAATGCCGATGGAAATGATGAATTTGGGTTTTGGCCCATGGTCATTGGTGGCTTTTTTCTTTACGCTTCTTATTACGGTACAGATCAAACTCAGTCGCAACGATTGTTGTCTTCTAGTAGCATGTCTAACCTTAAAAAACTAATGATGGCAAACGGACTCCTTCGTTTTCCGTTTACGTTAACCTATTGTATTATGGGTCTTGTGTTGGGTACATTATTAATGCAAGATGTAACTTTTCAAGAACAAATGGAAACTGTCTATCAAGCTAATATTGGTTCTTTAGCAGGTAAAAAGGCAGATTTAATGGTGCCGGTTTTTATTATTAAATATTTACCTAATGGTGTTATTGGTATATTGATTGTTGCTATAATGTCAGCAGCAATGTCAACCTTAAGTTCAACGGTAAATTCATTATCAGCCGTAACCATGGAAGATTTTGTAAAAAGATTCAACCCTAACATGCCCGATAAAAAATACATGACGTATTCAAAATTGTTGTCCATTTTTTGGGGTCTGGTATGTTTGTTCTTTGCATTTTTTGCGGGTAATATAGAAGGCACGGTCATAGAAGTAATTAATAAGATAAGTTCTGTCTTCTACGGTCCTATTTTAGCAGCTTTCATTTTAGCGATTCTTACTAAGAGAACACATGCGCTTGGTGCCAATATTGGTATTGTAGTAGGGGTGCTGTTCAATATTTATTTATGGTTATATGTGCCACAAATATTTTGGTTCTGGTGGAACGCGCTTGGTTGTTTAGTAACTATATTGGTTGCTTTGGCAGTGAGCTATACTGTCAAAAGGCAAGTTAACGAAGGCTTAGAGGTAACGTATTATTCTGGTAAGAAAGAGGTAGCAATATTACTTGGTTACTTTGTGCTAATTGTACTGTTCAGTATTTCATTACCTAATATTTTGAATTAG
- a CDS encoding glycerate kinase translates to MKFVIAPDKFKGSLTGFEFCDAVEEGIKMVFKDAEIIKKPLADGGDGTMEVAKHYIKGEAVTVTVNDPLFRPINASYLYSDETKIAYIEMAEASGLKLLNVDEFNCMETTTSGTGELIYDALEKGATEIILGIGGSATNDGGMGMANALGYRFLDDNGQELIPIGKNLSKVKSIDDSNKNNRLDSVKVKVACDVTNPFYGLQGAAYIYGAQKGASENEIIYLNQGLCNFAEIIKNRYKIDLQKVSGAGAAGGVGGGALVFLNGELISGNNLIKELADFNNAIKGADWIITGEGQLDEQTLSGKTIDGVVTSAKMNKIPVAALCGSVSISVAQQQKFGLAYVASIVRGISTLKEAMEHSKDNLVNAAFNFASLIK, encoded by the coding sequence ATGAAATTTGTAATAGCTCCAGACAAGTTTAAAGGTTCTTTAACAGGATTCGAGTTTTGCGATGCGGTAGAAGAGGGTATAAAAATGGTTTTTAAAGATGCCGAAATCATAAAGAAACCCTTAGCTGATGGTGGGGATGGTACTATGGAAGTTGCTAAGCATTATATAAAAGGAGAAGCTGTTACGGTTACTGTAAACGACCCTCTTTTTAGACCTATTAATGCTTCTTATTTATATTCTGATGAAACTAAAATAGCCTATATAGAGATGGCAGAAGCATCAGGATTAAAATTGCTGAATGTTGATGAGTTTAATTGTATGGAAACCACCACATCTGGTACTGGGGAATTAATTTATGATGCATTAGAGAAAGGTGCCACTGAAATAATTTTAGGTATTGGTGGTAGCGCCACAAATGATGGTGGTATGGGCATGGCAAATGCTTTGGGGTATCGTTTTTTAGATGATAACGGTCAAGAATTAATTCCTATCGGAAAAAATCTTTCAAAGGTCAAATCAATAGATGATTCCAATAAAAATAATAGACTTGATTCGGTAAAGGTTAAAGTTGCTTGCGATGTAACCAATCCGTTTTATGGGTTACAAGGTGCAGCCTATATTTATGGGGCACAAAAAGGTGCCTCTGAAAATGAGATTATATATCTAAATCAAGGTTTGTGCAACTTTGCAGAAATTATTAAAAATCGTTATAAAATCGATTTACAGAAAGTAAGTGGTGCCGGTGCAGCTGGCGGTGTTGGTGGTGGTGCCCTTGTTTTTCTGAATGGCGAATTAATTTCAGGAAATAATTTAATAAAGGAACTTGCAGATTTTAATAACGCAATCAAAGGAGCAGATTGGATTATTACTGGTGAAGGTCAGTTAGATGAGCAAACGCTGTCCGGAAAAACTATAGATGGTGTAGTAACATCTGCCAAAATGAATAAAATACCTGTTGCCGCACTTTGCGGATCGGTTAGTATAAGCGTGGCACAACAACAAAAATTTGGTTTAGCTTACGTTGCATCGATTGTAAGAGGTATTTCTACTTTGAAAGAAGCTATGGAACACAGTAAGGACAATCTTGTAAATGCCGCTTTTAACTTTGCAA